A window of the Pseudomonas gozinkensis genome harbors these coding sequences:
- the ccoM gene encoding cytochrome c oxidase subunit CcoM — MFFDNVVFAGVLTVGLMVLFFAGFGFFIWKDANKRKKP, encoded by the coding sequence ATGTTTTTCGATAACGTGGTGTTTGCCGGGGTCCTGACTGTGGGCCTGATGGTTCTGTTTTTTGCAGGGTTTGGATTTTTTATCTGGAAGGATGCGAACAAGCGCAAGAAGCCTTGA
- a CDS encoding inorganic phosphate transporter, translating to MIDLFSGLDAWVLVSLLLALTFVLAFEFINGFHDTANAVATVIYTKAMPPHLAVFFSGVFNFLGVLLGGVGVAYAIVHLLPVELLINVNTGHGLAMVFSLLAAAIAWNLGTWYFGIPASSSHTLIGSILGVGLANALINEIPLADGVNWQKAIDIGASLVFSPMAGFLIAALVLIGLKWWRPLSKMHKTPEQRRKIDDKKHPPFWNRLVLVISAMAVSFVHGSNDGQKGIGLIMLVLIGIVPAQFVLDLNSTTYQIERTRDATLHLSQFYKRNADTLGEFLALGKSVEGDLPEKFRCNPQQTEPTIAALLDTLKGVADYHSLSAESRIEVRRYLLCLDDTAKKVSKLPGLAPREKADLDKLRKDLTTTTEYAPFWVILAVALALGLGTMVGWKRVVLTIGEKIGKQGMTYSQGMSAQITTASLIGMANIFSLPVSTTHVLSSGVAGTMVANKSGLQGGTVKTILLAWVLTLPATVALSAGLFWLASKALGS from the coding sequence ATGATCGATTTATTCAGCGGACTGGATGCCTGGGTGCTTGTGAGCCTCCTGCTCGCCCTGACATTTGTCCTCGCCTTCGAGTTCATCAATGGATTTCATGACACCGCTAACGCGGTAGCCACTGTTATCTACACCAAAGCGATGCCGCCTCACCTGGCGGTGTTCTTCTCGGGCGTGTTCAACTTCCTCGGCGTGCTGCTGGGCGGCGTTGGCGTGGCGTATGCCATCGTGCACCTGCTGCCGGTAGAACTGTTGATCAACGTGAACACCGGCCATGGTCTGGCAATGGTGTTCTCGCTGCTCGCCGCCGCGATCGCCTGGAACCTGGGCACCTGGTACTTCGGTATCCCGGCCTCCAGTTCCCACACCCTGATCGGTTCGATCCTCGGTGTCGGTCTGGCCAACGCCCTGATCAACGAGATTCCACTGGCCGACGGCGTCAACTGGCAGAAAGCGATCGATATCGGCGCCTCGCTGGTGTTCTCGCCGATGGCCGGTTTCCTGATCGCCGCGCTGGTACTGATCGGCCTGAAATGGTGGCGCCCGCTGTCGAAGATGCACAAGACGCCGGAACAGCGCCGCAAGATCGACGACAAGAAGCACCCACCGTTCTGGAACCGTCTGGTCCTGGTGATCTCGGCCATGGCCGTGAGCTTCGTGCACGGTTCCAACGACGGCCAGAAAGGCATCGGCCTGATCATGCTGGTACTGATCGGTATCGTGCCTGCGCAGTTCGTACTCGACCTGAACAGCACCACCTACCAGATCGAACGCACTCGCGACGCGACCCTGCACCTGAGCCAGTTCTACAAGCGCAACGCCGATACCCTGGGCGAATTCCTGGCCCTGGGCAAAAGCGTGGAAGGCGACCTGCCGGAGAAATTCCGTTGCAACCCGCAACAGACCGAACCGACCATCGCCGCCCTGCTCGACACCCTCAAAGGCGTCGCCGACTACCACTCGCTGTCTGCAGAAAGCCGCATCGAAGTGCGTCGCTACCTGCTCTGCCTGGACGACACCGCGAAAAAAGTCAGCAAACTGCCGGGTCTTGCACCGCGTGAGAAGGCTGACCTGGACAAGCTGCGCAAAGACCTGACCACAACCACCGAATACGCCCCGTTCTGGGTGATTCTGGCGGTCGCACTGGCCCTGGGCCTGGGCACCATGGTCGGCTGGAAACGTGTGGTACTGACCATCGGCGAGAAGATCGGCAAGCAAGGCATGACCTACTCGCAAGGCATGTCGGCCCAGATCACCACCGCCAGCCTGATCGGCATGGCCAACATCTTCAGCCTGCCGGTGTCCACCACCCACGTCCTCTCCTCGGGCGTGGCCGGGACCATGGTCGCCAACAAAAGCGGCCTGCAAGGCGGCACGGTGAAAACCATCCTGCTGGCCTGGGTCCTGACCCTGCCAGCCACCGTGGCCCTGTCGGCCGGCCTGTTCTGGCTGGCGTCGAAGGCGCTGGGTAGCTGA
- the pcaR gene encoding pca regulon transcriptional regulator PcaR, whose translation MNDQMRNSFTSVAPPIVASPAKRIQALTGDPDFMTSLARGLAVVQAFQERKRHLTIAQISHRTEIPRAAVRRCLHTLIKLGYATTDGRTYSLLPKVLTLGHAYLSSTPLAVSAQPYLDRMSEQLHEACNMATLEGDDILYIARSATTQRLISVDLSVGGRLPAYCTSMGRILLAALDDTSLREYLDHAELVAKTSRTLHTPEALLECLQEVRQQGWCIVDQELEQGLRSIAVPVYDASGQVVAALNVSTHAGRVSRTELEQRFLPGLLSASRDLSAQLFA comes from the coding sequence ATGAACGATCAAATGCGCAATTCCTTCACCTCGGTAGCGCCGCCGATCGTCGCTTCGCCGGCCAAGCGTATCCAGGCCCTGACCGGTGATCCGGATTTCATGACCTCCCTGGCCCGTGGCCTGGCGGTGGTGCAGGCGTTTCAGGAGCGCAAGCGCCACCTGACGATTGCCCAGATCAGCCACCGCACCGAAATTCCCCGCGCCGCCGTGCGCCGTTGTCTGCATACGCTGATCAAGCTCGGCTACGCCACCACCGACGGTCGCACGTATTCGCTACTGCCCAAAGTGCTGACCCTCGGTCACGCCTATCTGTCTTCGACGCCGCTGGCTGTTTCCGCCCAGCCTTACCTCGACCGCATGAGCGAGCAACTGCACGAGGCCTGCAACATGGCCACGCTGGAAGGCGACGACATTCTCTACATCGCCCGTTCGGCCACGACTCAGCGTCTGATTTCGGTGGATCTCTCGGTGGGCGGGCGGTTGCCGGCGTATTGCACGTCGATGGGGCGGATCCTGCTGGCAGCGCTGGACGACACCTCGCTGCGCGAATACCTCGACCACGCCGAACTGGTGGCCAAGACCAGCCGCACCCTTCACACCCCCGAAGCCTTGCTCGAATGTCTGCAGGAAGTGCGGCAGCAGGGCTGGTGCATCGTCGATCAGGAACTGGAGCAAGGTCTGCGTTCGATTGCCGTGCCGGTTTACGACGCTTCCGGCCAGGTGGTGGCCGCGCTCAACGTCAGCACCCATGCCGGTCGCGTCAGCCGTACCGAACTGGAACAGCGCTTTCTGCCCGGCCTGTTGAGCGCCAGTCGCGACCTCAGCGCGCAGTTGTTCGCCTGA
- a CDS encoding MFS transporter, with translation MNQPQSAVGHCLDVQSFINAQPISRYQWRVVILCFLIVFLDGLDTAAMGFIAPALSQDWGIDRASLGPVMSAALIGMVFGALGSGPLADRFGRKVVLVGAVFLFGAFSLASAYATNVDQLLVLRFLTGLGLGAGMPNATTLLSEYTPERKKSLLVTSMFCGFNLGMAGGGFISAKLIPAFGWHSLLLIGGILPLILTVVLLLWLPESARYLVVRNRGTDKVRKTLAPIDPATVAQAASFSVPEQKTVKARNVFAVIFSGTYSVGTLLLWLTYFMGLVIVYLLTSWLPTLMRDSGASMEQAAFIGALFQFGGVLSAVGVGWAMDRFNPHKVIGIFYLLAGVFAYAVGQSLGNITLLATLVLVAGMCVNGAQSAMPSLAARFYPTQGRATGVSWMLGIGRFGAILGAWMGATLLGLGWNFEQVLTALVIPAGLATAAVVIKGLVSHADAT, from the coding sequence ATGAACCAGCCTCAGTCCGCTGTAGGTCACTGCCTCGACGTGCAGTCCTTCATCAACGCCCAACCGATCTCGCGCTATCAATGGCGCGTGGTGATCCTGTGTTTCCTGATTGTGTTCCTCGATGGTCTCGACACCGCGGCCATGGGTTTTATCGCGCCGGCCTTGTCCCAGGACTGGGGCATCGACCGCGCCAGTCTCGGTCCGGTGATGAGTGCCGCGCTGATCGGCATGGTCTTCGGTGCGTTGGGCTCCGGCCCATTGGCTGACCGTTTCGGGCGAAAAGTCGTACTGGTCGGGGCGGTATTTCTGTTCGGTGCTTTCAGCCTGGCTTCGGCCTACGCCACCAACGTCGATCAGTTGCTGGTGCTGCGTTTCCTCACTGGTCTGGGCTTGGGCGCCGGGATGCCGAACGCCACCACACTGCTGTCGGAATACACCCCTGAGCGCAAGAAGTCGTTGCTGGTGACCAGCATGTTCTGCGGCTTCAACCTCGGCATGGCCGGCGGCGGATTCATCTCGGCCAAGTTGATCCCGGCATTCGGCTGGCACAGCCTGCTGCTGATCGGCGGGATCCTGCCACTGATCCTCACCGTGGTGTTGCTGCTCTGGCTGCCCGAGTCGGCGCGTTATCTGGTGGTGCGTAATCGTGGCACCGACAAAGTGCGCAAGACCCTCGCGCCCATTGATCCAGCCACCGTCGCTCAAGCCGCGAGTTTCAGCGTGCCGGAACAGAAAACCGTAAAGGCGCGCAACGTGTTCGCGGTGATTTTCTCCGGCACCTACAGCGTCGGCACGCTGCTGTTGTGGCTGACCTATTTCATGGGCCTGGTGATCGTTTACCTGCTGACCAGCTGGCTGCCGACCCTGATGCGCGACAGCGGCGCGAGCATGGAGCAGGCGGCGTTTATCGGCGCGCTGTTCCAGTTCGGCGGGGTATTGAGTGCAGTCGGCGTAGGCTGGGCGATGGACCGGTTCAATCCGCACAAGGTCATCGGCATTTTCTACCTGCTGGCCGGGGTGTTTGCCTACGCGGTGGGGCAGAGCCTGGGCAACATCACGTTGCTGGCGACGCTGGTGCTGGTGGCGGGCATGTGCGTCAACGGCGCGCAATCGGCGATGCCGTCGCTGGCGGCGCGGTTTTATCCGACTCAGGGCCGGGCGACCGGTGTTTCGTGGATGCTCGGCATCGGCCGCTTTGGCGCGATTCTCGGGGCGTGGATGGGCGCGACCCTGTTGGGGCTGGGCTGGAATTTCGAACAGGTGCTGACGGCGCTGGTGATTCCGGCGGGGTTGGCCACGGCTGCGGTGGTGATCAAGGGCCTGGTCAGTCATGCGGATGCGACTTGA
- a CDS encoding CoA transferase subunit A, whose amino-acid sequence MAEILSLHDAVKQFVNDGDTVALEGFTHLIPTAAGHEIIRQGKKDLTLVRMTPDLIYDQLIGAGCARKLIFSWGGNPGVGSLHRLRDAVEKQWPHALEIEEHSHADLANAYVAGASGLPFAVLRAYAGSDLPKVNPLIKSVTCPFTGEVLAAVPSVRPDVTVIHAQKADRQGNVLLWGILGVQKEAALAAKRCIVTVEEIVDNLNAPMNACVLPTWALSAVCHVPGGAHPSYAHGYTERDNRFYQAWDPIARDRETFTAWINEYIHGCADFSEFQAKLAAASEAK is encoded by the coding sequence ATGGCTGAGATCCTTTCGCTGCACGACGCGGTGAAGCAATTCGTCAACGACGGCGACACCGTCGCGCTCGAAGGCTTCACTCACCTGATCCCTACGGCGGCGGGTCATGAAATCATTCGTCAGGGCAAGAAAGATCTGACCCTGGTGCGGATGACGCCTGACCTGATCTACGACCAACTGATCGGCGCCGGCTGTGCACGCAAGCTGATCTTCTCCTGGGGCGGCAACCCTGGCGTGGGTTCGCTGCACCGTCTGCGCGACGCGGTCGAGAAACAATGGCCGCACGCGCTGGAAATCGAAGAACACAGCCACGCCGACCTGGCCAACGCCTACGTCGCCGGCGCCTCCGGTCTGCCATTCGCGGTGCTGCGGGCCTACGCCGGTTCCGACCTGCCGAAGGTCAACCCGCTGATCAAATCCGTAACGTGCCCGTTCACCGGTGAAGTGCTGGCGGCGGTGCCGTCGGTGCGTCCGGACGTGACCGTGATCCACGCCCAGAAAGCCGACCGTCAGGGCAACGTGCTGCTGTGGGGCATTCTCGGCGTGCAGAAAGAAGCCGCACTGGCCGCCAAGCGTTGCATCGTTACCGTCGAAGAAATCGTCGACAACCTCAACGCGCCGATGAACGCCTGCGTGCTGCCGACCTGGGCCTTGAGCGCGGTCTGCCACGTACCCGGTGGCGCGCATCCTTCCTACGCCCACGGTTACACCGAGCGTGACAATCGCTTCTATCAGGCGTGGGATCCGATCGCCCGCGACCGTGAGACGTTTACCGCGTGGATCAACGAATACATCCATGGCTGCGCTGACTTCAGCGAGTTCCAGGCCAAGTTGGCCGCTGCTTCGGAGGCCAAGTAA
- a CDS encoding CoA-transferase subunit beta codes for MTYTTNEMMTVAAARRLKNGSVCFVGIGLPSKAANLARLTSSPDVVLIYESGPIGAKPSVLPLSIGDGELAETADTVVPTGEIFRYWLQGGRIDVGFLGAAQVDRFGNINTTVVGDYHQPKVRLPGAGGAPEIAGSAKSVLIILKQSARSFVDKLDFITSVGHGEGGDSRKRLGLPGAGPVGIITDLCIMEPEEGTHEFVVTALHPGVTREQVVAATGWAIRFADSVSTTAEPTEVELTALRDLEARTAAAHGQAPGEA; via the coding sequence ATGACTTACACCACCAATGAAATGATGACCGTCGCCGCGGCCCGTCGCCTGAAGAACGGCTCGGTATGCTTCGTCGGCATCGGCCTGCCGTCGAAAGCCGCCAACCTGGCGCGCCTGACCTCGTCGCCGGACGTGGTGCTGATCTACGAATCGGGCCCGATTGGCGCCAAACCCAGCGTATTGCCACTGTCCATCGGTGACGGCGAACTGGCGGAAACCGCCGACACTGTCGTGCCGACCGGTGAGATTTTTCGCTACTGGCTGCAGGGCGGACGCATCGACGTCGGTTTCCTCGGTGCAGCGCAGGTCGACCGTTTCGGCAACATCAACACCACGGTGGTCGGCGACTATCACCAGCCGAAAGTCCGTCTGCCGGGTGCCGGTGGCGCGCCGGAGATCGCCGGTTCCGCGAAAAGCGTGCTGATCATCCTTAAACAGTCGGCGCGTTCGTTTGTCGACAAACTCGATTTCATCACCTCGGTGGGCCATGGCGAGGGCGGCGATTCGCGCAAACGTCTCGGCCTGCCGGGCGCCGGCCCGGTCGGGATCATCACCGACCTGTGCATCATGGAGCCGGAAGAGGGCACCCATGAATTCGTGGTCACCGCACTGCATCCGGGCGTGACCCGCGAGCAAGTGGTCGCCGCCACCGGTTGGGCGATCCGTTTTGCCGACAGCGTGTCCACCACTGCCGAGCCGACCGAAGTCGAGCTGACCGCCCTGCGCGATCTCGAAGCCCGCACCGCAGCGGCCCACGGCCAGGCACCGGGAGAAGCATGA
- the pcaF gene encoding 3-oxoadipyl-CoA thiolase has protein sequence MMRDVYICDAIRTPIGRFGGGLAAVRADDLAAVPIKALMERNPSVDWSAIDEVFLGCANQAGEDNRNVARMALLLAGLPDSVPGVTLNRLCASGMDAIGTAFRAIASGEMELAIAGGVESMSRAPFVMGKADAAFSRNMKLEDTTIGWRFINPLMKAQYGVDAMPQTADNVADDYEISREDQDAFALRSQQRTAAAQAAGYFAEEIVEVRIAHKKGETVVSQDEHPRADTTIEALTKLKPVNGPDKTVTAGNASGVNDGAAALILASAEAVKKHGLTARAKVLGMASAGVAPRVMGIGPVPAVRKLTERLGVAVSDFDVIELNEAFASQGLAVLRELGLADDAAQVNPNGGAIALGHPLGMSGARLVLTALHQLEKTGGKKGLATMCVGVGQGLALAIERV, from the coding sequence ATGATGCGTGACGTTTATATCTGCGATGCGATTCGTACGCCCATCGGTCGTTTCGGTGGCGGTCTGGCGGCGGTTCGCGCCGACGATCTGGCCGCCGTGCCGATCAAGGCCCTGATGGAACGCAACCCATCGGTGGACTGGAGCGCCATCGACGAAGTGTTCCTCGGCTGCGCCAACCAGGCCGGCGAAGACAACCGCAACGTCGCGCGCATGGCGCTGTTGCTGGCCGGTCTGCCGGACAGCGTTCCGGGCGTCACCCTCAATCGCCTCTGCGCGTCGGGCATGGACGCCATTGGTACAGCGTTCCGCGCCATTGCCAGTGGCGAAATGGAGCTGGCGATTGCCGGCGGCGTCGAGTCGATGTCCCGCGCACCGTTCGTAATGGGCAAGGCTGATGCGGCGTTTTCGCGCAACATGAAGCTGGAGGACACCACCATCGGCTGGCGTTTCATCAACCCGTTGATGAAAGCGCAGTACGGCGTCGACGCGATGCCGCAGACCGCCGACAACGTCGCCGACGATTACGAAATTTCCCGCGAGGATCAGGACGCTTTCGCCCTGCGCAGTCAGCAACGTACTGCCGCCGCCCAGGCTGCCGGCTACTTCGCCGAGGAAATCGTCGAAGTGCGGATCGCCCACAAGAAGGGCGAAACCGTGGTCAGCCAGGACGAACACCCTCGCGCCGACACCACGATTGAAGCCCTGACCAAATTGAAGCCAGTCAACGGCCCGGACAAGACCGTCACCGCCGGCAACGCTTCGGGCGTCAACGACGGTGCCGCCGCGCTGATTCTGGCTTCGGCCGAAGCAGTGAAAAAACACGGCCTGACTGCCCGCGCCAAAGTGCTGGGCATGGCCAGCGCCGGGGTCGCGCCACGGGTGATGGGCATCGGCCCGGTGCCGGCGGTGCGCAAACTCACCGAACGCCTTGGTGTGGCGGTCAGCGATTTCGATGTGATCGAACTCAACGAAGCGTTTGCCAGCCAGGGTCTGGCGGTATTGCGCGAGCTGGGTCTGGCGGACGACGCCGCCCAGGTCAACCCGAACGGCGGCGCGATTGCCTTGGGCCACCCGCTGGGCATGAGCGGCGCGCGTCTGGTACTGACCGCGCTGCATCAGCTGGAAAAGACCGGTGGCAAGAAAGGTCTGGCGACCATGTGCGTCGGCGTCGGCCAGGGTCTGGCCCTGGCCATCGAACGCGTCTGA
- the pcaH gene encoding protocatechuate 3,4-dioxygenase subunit beta, translating to MTDKPGYRRPQEGTQPPYLHPNYQSTNLRSPSKPLVFLPHSLSEITGPTIGAERVADTDNDLTAQHQGEPLGERIIIHGRVLDEDGLPVPGILVEIWQANAAGRYNHARDLHDAPLDPNFTGTGRTVTDADGWYQFQTIKPGAYPWGNHHNAWRPAHVHFSLFGPSILTRLVTQMYFPGDPLLPYDPIYNCVPDTSAKERLIAAFDLEKTIPSYALAYRWDIVLRGREATPMEK from the coding sequence ATGACTGACAAGCCTGGTTACCGCCGCCCGCAGGAAGGCACCCAGCCGCCGTACCTGCACCCGAATTATCAATCCACCAATCTGCGCTCGCCGTCCAAGCCGTTGGTGTTTTTGCCGCACTCGCTGTCGGAAATCACCGGCCCGACCATCGGTGCCGAGCGTGTGGCCGACACCGATAACGATCTGACCGCCCAGCATCAGGGCGAGCCCCTCGGCGAGCGGATCATCATTCACGGGCGCGTGCTCGACGAAGACGGTCTGCCGGTGCCGGGGATTCTGGTGGAGATCTGGCAGGCCAACGCCGCCGGTCGCTACAACCACGCTCGCGATCTGCACGACGCACCGCTGGACCCGAACTTCACCGGCACCGGCCGCACCGTGACCGACGCCGACGGCTGGTATCAGTTCCAGACCATCAAGCCCGGCGCCTATCCGTGGGGCAACCACCACAACGCCTGGCGCCCGGCCCACGTGCATTTCTCGCTGTTCGGGCCGAGCATCCTGACGCGTCTGGTCACGCAGATGTATTTCCCGGGCGACCCGTTGCTGCCGTATGACCCGATCTACAACTGCGTGCCGGACACCTCGGCCAAGGAACGCCTGATCGCCGCTTTCGATCTGGAAAAAACCATTCCGTCCTACGCCCTCGCTTATCGCTGGGACATCGTGCTGCGCGGCCGCGAAGCCACGCCGATGGAGAAATGA
- the pcaG gene encoding protocatechuate 3,4-dioxygenase subunit alpha: MTLTATTSHTVGPYYHIGLTWLNRENLANELTLGQRVAISGQVVDGNGDVVNDAMLEVWQANGAGKYDHPEDEQAKPLDPNFEGFGRVPVDAEGRFRFTTIKPGTVEGLKGSTQAPHLVVLVFARGLVKHLLTRIYFEGDPANVNDPLLECVPAERRTTLLAKPDAAGVYQWNVILQGTDAETVFFDY, from the coding sequence ATGACCCTGACTGCGACCACGTCCCACACCGTCGGGCCGTATTACCACATCGGCCTGACCTGGCTGAACCGTGAAAACCTCGCCAACGAACTGACCCTCGGTCAGCGCGTGGCGATCAGCGGGCAAGTGGTGGACGGCAACGGCGATGTCGTCAACGACGCCATGCTCGAAGTCTGGCAGGCCAACGGCGCCGGCAAATACGATCACCCGGAAGACGAGCAGGCCAAGCCGCTCGATCCGAATTTCGAAGGTTTCGGCCGGGTGCCGGTGGACGCCGAAGGGCGCTTCCGTTTCACCACCATCAAGCCGGGCACGGTCGAAGGCCTGAAGGGCTCGACCCAGGCGCCGCACCTGGTGGTGCTGGTGTTCGCGCGCGGTCTGGTGAAGCACCTGCTGACGCGGATCTACTTCGAGGGCGATCCGGCGAACGTCAATGATCCGCTGCTCGAATGCGTACCGGCCGAGCGCCGCACCACGTTGCTGGCGAAGCCGGATGCAGCGGGTGTCTATCAGTGGAATGTGATTCTGCAGGGCACTGACGCCGAGACCGTGTTCTTCGATTACTAG
- a CDS encoding MFS family transporter produces MTTTTSHYTGEERSKRIFAIVGASSGNLVEWFDFYVYAFCAIYFAPAFFPSDNPTVQLVNTAGVFAAGFLMRPIGGWIFGRVADKHGRKNSMLISILMMCFGSLLIACLPTYKDIGVWAPLLLLFARLLQGLSVGGEYGTTATYMSEVALKGQRGFFASFQYVTLIGGQLLAVLLVVILQQFLSEEELRAYGWRIPFVVGAAAALISLFLRRSLKETTSKEMRENKDAGSIRALFRDHKAAFITVLGYTAGGSLIFYTFTTYMQKYLVNTAGMHAKTASYIMTGALFLYMCMQPLFGMLADKIGRRNSMLWFGGLGTLFTVPILLSLKSVGSPFLAFVLITLALAIVSFYTSISGLVKAEMFPPEVRALGVGLAYAVANAIFGGSAEYVALSLKAGGMENAFYWYVTIMMAVAFLFSLRLPKEAKYLHHDL; encoded by the coding sequence ATGACAACCACCACCTCCCATTACACCGGTGAAGAGCGCAGCAAGCGCATCTTCGCCATTGTCGGCGCGTCGTCCGGCAACCTGGTCGAATGGTTCGACTTCTACGTCTACGCCTTCTGCGCGATCTATTTCGCCCCGGCGTTCTTCCCCTCCGACAACCCCACGGTGCAGCTGGTCAACACGGCAGGCGTGTTCGCCGCCGGGTTCCTGATGCGACCGATCGGCGGCTGGATTTTCGGCCGGGTCGCGGACAAGCACGGGCGCAAGAACTCGATGCTGATCTCGATTCTGATGATGTGCTTCGGTTCGTTGCTGATCGCCTGCCTGCCGACTTACAAGGACATTGGCGTCTGGGCGCCGTTGCTGCTGCTGTTCGCGCGACTGCTGCAAGGCCTGTCGGTGGGCGGTGAGTACGGCACCACCGCCACCTACATGAGCGAAGTCGCGCTCAAGGGGCAGCGCGGGTTTTTCGCCTCGTTCCAGTATGTGACCTTGATCGGCGGGCAACTGCTGGCGGTGTTGCTGGTGGTGATCCTGCAACAATTTCTCTCCGAAGAAGAGTTGCGCGCCTACGGCTGGCGGATTCCGTTCGTGGTCGGTGCGGCCGCCGCGTTGATTTCGCTGTTCCTGCGCCGTTCGCTGAAAGAAACCACCAGCAAGGAAATGCGCGAGAACAAGGACGCCGGCAGCATCCGCGCACTGTTCCGCGACCACAAGGCTGCGTTCATCACCGTGCTCGGCTACACCGCCGGCGGCTCGCTGATTTTCTACACCTTCACCACGTATATGCAGAAGTACCTGGTGAACACCGCCGGCATGCACGCCAAGACCGCCAGCTACATCATGACCGGCGCGCTGTTCCTGTACATGTGCATGCAGCCGCTGTTCGGCATGCTCGCCGACAAGATCGGCCGGCGTAACTCGATGCTCTGGTTCGGTGGCCTCGGCACACTGTTCACGGTGCCGATCCTGCTCAGCCTGAAAAGTGTCGGCAGCCCGTTCCTGGCCTTTGTGCTGATCACCCTGGCACTGGCGATCGTCAGCTTCTACACCTCGATCAGCGGTCTGGTGAAAGCCGAGATGTTCCCGCCGGAAGTCCGCGCCCTCGGCGTCGGTCTGGCGTATGCAGTGGCCAACGCGATCTTCGGCGGTTCGGCAGAATACGTCGCCCTGAGCCTGAAGGCCGGTGGCATGGAAAACGCGTTCTACTGGTATGTCACGATCATGATGGCCGTGGCGTTCCTGTTCAGCCTGCGCCTGCCCAAAGAAGCGAAGTATTTGCACCACGACCTTTAA
- a CDS encoding 3-carboxy-cis,cis-muconate cycloisomerase, with protein MTQRPGNQLFDAYFTARDMRDVFCDQGRVQAMLDFEAALARAEARVGLIPGGAVASIENACRAGLFDFAALGEAIATAGNSAIPLVKALGKQIAATDAEAERYVHLGATSQDVMDSGLVLQLRQALALIEGELVQLADALAIQAQRHAATPLAGRTWLQHATPVTLGMKIAGWLGAITRSRQRLCELKPRLLVLQFGGASGTLAALGEQAMPIARALAEELQLTLPEQPWHTQRDRIVEFGAVLGLIAGSLGKLGRDISLLMQTEAAEVFEPSAPGKGGSSTMPHKRNPVGAAVLIGAATRVPGLLSTLFSAMPQEHERSLGLWHAEWETLPEICCLVSGALQQARLLADGLEVDVARMARNLELTQGLVLAEAVSIVLAQRVGRDTAHHLLEQCCKRAVAEQRHLRAVLGDEPQVTAELSATELDHLLDPAHYLGQAQVWVERAVAEHNALSD; from the coding sequence ATGACTCAGCGACCGGGCAATCAATTGTTCGATGCCTACTTTACTGCCCGCGATATGCGCGACGTGTTCTGCGATCAGGGCCGGGTGCAGGCGATGCTCGACTTCGAAGCGGCGCTGGCCCGGGCCGAAGCGCGGGTCGGATTGATTCCGGGGGGCGCTGTCGCGTCGATCGAAAACGCCTGCCGCGCCGGGCTGTTTGATTTCGCAGCGTTGGGCGAGGCGATTGCCACGGCTGGCAACTCGGCGATCCCGCTGGTGAAAGCATTGGGCAAACAGATTGCTGCGACCGATGCTGAAGCCGAGCGCTACGTGCATCTGGGCGCCACCAGCCAGGACGTGATGGATTCCGGGCTGGTGCTGCAATTGCGTCAGGCGCTGGCGTTGATTGAAGGGGAGCTGGTGCAATTGGCTGACGCCCTCGCCATTCAGGCGCAGCGCCACGCCGCGACGCCGCTGGCCGGGCGCACCTGGCTGCAACATGCGACGCCGGTGACGCTCGGCATGAAGATCGCCGGTTGGCTTGGCGCGATCACTCGCAGCCGGCAGCGTCTGTGCGAACTCAAACCGCGACTGCTGGTGCTGCAATTCGGCGGCGCCTCGGGCACCCTCGCGGCGCTCGGCGAACAAGCGATGCCGATTGCCCGAGCACTGGCTGAAGAACTGCAACTGACTCTGCCGGAACAACCGTGGCACACCCAGCGCGATCGCATCGTCGAGTTTGGCGCCGTGCTCGGGCTGATCGCCGGCAGCCTCGGCAAACTCGGCCGCGACATCAGCCTGTTGATGCAGACCGAAGCGGCAGAAGTGTTCGAACCCTCGGCGCCGGGCAAGGGCGGTTCCTCGACCATGCCGCACAAGCGCAATCCAGTGGGTGCGGCGGTGTTGATCGGCGCGGCGACCCGCGTGCCAGGGCTGCTCTCGACGCTGTTCAGCGCCATGCCCCAGGAGCACGAACGCAGCCTCGGTCTGTGGCACGCCGAATGGGAAACCCTGCCGGAGATCTGCTGCCTGGTGTCCGGCGCACTGCAACAGGCGCGGCTGCTGGCCGACGGTCTGGAGGTCGATGTCGCGCGCATGGCCCGCAACCTGGAATTGACCCAAGGTCTGGTGCTGGCCGAAGCGGTGAGCATCGTCCTCGCGCAACGGGTCGGCCGCGACACCGCGCATCATCTGCTCGAACAATGCTGCAAACGAGCGGTGGCCGAACAGCGCCACCTGCGGGCGGTACTCGGTGACGAACCGCAGGTGACCGCCGAACTGAGCGCAACCGAACTGGATCATCTGCTCGATCCCGCCCATTACCTCGGTCAGGCGCAGGTCTGGGTCGAGCGGGCAGTGGCCGAACACAACGCATTGTCTGACTGA